A section of the Balearica regulorum gibbericeps isolate bBalReg1 chromosome W, bBalReg1.pri, whole genome shotgun sequence genome encodes:
- the LOC142599346 gene encoding LOW QUALITY PROTEIN: uncharacterized protein LOC142599346 (The sequence of the model RefSeq protein was modified relative to this genomic sequence to represent the inferred CDS: inserted 2 bases in 1 codon) gives MRGDRTVPSGREVLFDFLEKHRARPSVPGVDWAQRNWHNLQSVVDRMGTLHKDARLRAGKGKAIICAVLGASLAAAVEARDHCCTAESLTIESLKSLTRSLQGQVAELKEQLKAEKDQVKYLQTALKEQLLADTTCEEIPPRSEIGYPXLQAAKEKVEKLEPLSLRPLVKTEYIYDDEQDQSPQVTTKEVPYTAVELMKLKKEFGRTPKESETEYVWRVSLSGGDQILLSEREAEGYWGPEVFLTTGNHRAPCSLTQRAAYWAGGLNPLEGGDPLAITGTVDQLVESVQKAACLQMMYDRKLEPRQESPMMMPVDPEQMTPLIRGLPDSLKPIGIQLQGKIQAMPQGDRVAAALEGLTLHRRPLDRKMWTWGEVSQELINYGRKYSPVNPPTAKTDPRGLRRAEVKIVPRPGNDRRVPLSKPPRGRDIPNRRNRLWAEGQQKGIACDLMDRLPTDKLEKLVTGWPTKSANGEVYFEDTAPSAPSLIDLSEINASQNPAGN, from the exons atgaggGGTGACAGAACCGTTCCTTCGGGAAGGgaagttttgtttgattttctggagaaacatAGAGCGCGGCCCTCTGTGCCCGGGGTGGACTGGGCTCAGAGAAATTGGCATAATTTGCAGAGCGTGGTTGACCGAATGGGCACCTTGCACAAAGATGCGAGACtaagagcaggaaaaggcaaagcGATTATTTGTGCCGTTCTTGGTGCTAGTTTGGCTGCCGCGGTAGAGGCTAGAGATCATTGCTGTACTGCGGAGTCCCTGACTATCGAATCCCTTAAAAGCCTTACCCGGTCCCTTCAGGGGCAAGTGgcagaattaaaagaacaacttaAGGCGGAAAAGGatcaagtgaaatatttgcaaactgcCCTTAAGGAGCAGCTCCTTGCGGATACTACCTGTGAGGAAATTCCCCCAAGATCTGAAATTGGCTACCC TTTGCaggcagcaaaagagaaagtagaGAAATTAGAACCGCTTTCGCTGCGACCCTTGGTCAAGACCGAGTACATTTATGATGATGAGCAGGACCAGTCCCCCCAAGTTACAACCAAGGAAGTCCCTTATACTGCTGTCGAGTTGATGAAACTAAAGAAGGAATTTGGCCGAACCCCTAAGGAATCAGAAACGGAGTATGTGTGGAGAGTGTCGCTGTCTGGGGGGGACCAGATTCTGTTAAGTGAAAGAGAGGCGGAAGGGTATTGGGGACCAGAAGTGTTTTTAACTACTGGGAACCACCGTGCCCCCTGCTCTCTGACCCAGCGGGCAGCCTATTGGGCAGGTGGCTTGAACCCCCTGGAGGGCGGGGACCCTCTGGCGATTACGGGGACTGTGGATCAATTAGTAGAGAgtgtgcagaaggcagcttGTCTGCAGATGATGTATGACCGAAAGTTGGAACCTAGACAGGAGTCCCCAATGATGATGCCAGTAGATCCCGAACAGATGACCCCCCTTATAAGGGGACTCCCCGATTCCTTGAAACCAATTGGTATAcaattacagggaaaaatacaagcaaTGCCCCAAGGCGACAGAGTTGCGGCTGCTTTAGAAGGACTTACACTGCACCGCCGACCCTTGGACAGGAAAATGTGGACCTGGGGGGAGGTGTCCCAAGAACTGATCAATTATGGGCGCAAGTATAGCCCTGTTAACCCTCCAACTGCCAAAACGGACCCCAGGGGCTTGAGGCGAGCGGAAGTAAAAATAGTTCCACGCCCCGGGAATGATAGGAGAGTACCTCTCTCCAAACCACCAAGAGGGAGAGATATCCCGAACAGACGTAATAGACTGTGGGCGGAGGGACAACAGAAGGGGATTGCGTGTGACTTAATGGACAGACTGCCAACagacaaattagaaaagttGGTAACAGGATGGCCCACTAAATCGGCAAATGGAGAAGTGTATTTTGAGGATACTGCTCCCAGTGCACCCTCCTTGATtgatttatcagaaataaatgcctcCCAAAACCCAGCGGGAAACTAG